The following are encoded together in the Oncorhynchus nerka isolate Pitt River linkage group LG25, Oner_Uvic_2.0, whole genome shotgun sequence genome:
- the pex11g gene encoding peroxisomal membrane protein 11C, producing the protein MQNSLESLVNVLESYRGRDKVIRTLCYGSQLVGGVLSEKPGLSSAQLGKSLLLFSAQLSHCRTVLRLFDDLSMLTYSQSYGLGAGEEDSALRWMSVLNNVADQLYYPCEHIAWAADAKIISAKSDKWWILSGILWGVSLLLGVFRSMRVVMLLRKKLRKSTRGDSSEGTVASRSQLRRQVQGEVLSILSSMADLSNAIHWMPPGFLWAGRFPNWLVGLMGTTSSLIGLIQMGASQAVSA; encoded by the exons ATGCAAAATTCATTGGAGTCGCTTGTGAATGTGCTTGAGTCGTATAGAGGAAGAGATAAAGTG ATAAGGACACTGTGCTATGGGTCCCAGCTGGTTGGTGGGGTTCTGTCTGAGAAGCCAGGGCTGTCATCCGCACAGCTTGGAAAGAGCCTCCTACTGTTCTCTGCACAGCTAAGCCACTGTCGGACTGTACTTCGACTCTTCGATGACCTCTCCATGCTCACATATTCACAAAGCTATGGTCTTGGAGCCGGG GAAGAAGATTCTGCACTGCGCTGGATGTCTGTGCTGAATAATGTGGCTGACCAGTTGTATTACCCTTGTGAACATATAGCGTGGGCTGCCGATGCCAAGATCATCAGTGCTAAGTCTGACAAATGGTGGATACTAAGCGGTATACTCTGGGGAGTATCTCTGCTTTTAGGCGTTTTCAG GTCTATGAGGGTTGTCATGCTGCTGCGGAAGAAGTTAAGGAAGTCAACACGAGGCGACAGTAG TGAGGGAACTGTTGCCAGCAGGTCTCAGCTCCGGAGGCAGGTGCAAGGGGAGGTCCTCAGTATTCTCAGCAGCATGGCAGATCTGAGTAATGCCATTCATTGGATGCCCCCTGGTTTCCTCTGGGCAGGACGCTTTCCCAATTGGCTAGTTGGACTTATGGGCACCACGTCATCCCTGATTGGCTTGATCCAGATGGGTGCCAGTCAAGCAGTCAGTGCCTAG
- the si:ch73-40i7.5 gene encoding amyloid-beta A4 precursor protein-binding family A member 3: MTRIPIQKMEADNCPAGNKVEQTDSSPQQENTACGGPAVGDPDSQSQSHKAASKASHPESEDLDSFNLIEPPPLDWRSDDSSEAGSVEEMDDPSFPPSSVAMDSPEDVLGESLSAVDGVGESLPLLDTSDTVALPVAVSQEELINFAPEDRTPTERVLDPCEKERVVEEEKKVEIWRPGDEDHTRIHHLLNRLQVIRESPFPRNSSTDPTPSVFSESSDFDPAGPSLLTDVSPFLPEQNLNQASGLLFSESQQRDLLGLLECTEIGVPQPSPSDTHVLPYMARREEMDAVVSVSYNQEDGERFWDHFGNSGRLRHIDDSVDSIPEDEVPEPVWMKLGEEAPEEVNDAENSERGTEDHPAYKDVPGPCDPDDLLDGVIFGAKYLGSTQLKSDKNPSTNARMKQAQEAVDRIKAPEGESQPMTEVDLFISTQRIKVLSADTQEAMMDHPLQMISYIADIGSIVVLMARRKPAVGRKGQEENPTGANSPGPQKKCCMICHVFNSDDAQVIAQAIGQAFGVAYQQFLHANGIKASELKPSEYSDYLGTQELYNGDLVHFSDSDNIREVSISKAPGEIVGVAVVESGWGSILPTVVVANLLHGGPAERCGALSIGDRIMSVNSTSLVGLPITTCQSIIRDLKNQAEVKLSIVHCPPVTMAIIKRPDPKFQLGFSVEDGIICSLMRGGIAERGGIRVGHRIIEINGQSVVATPHEKIIHILTNAVGEIHLKTMPASTYRLLTGQDTPVFL; this comes from the exons ATGACCCGTATTCCTATCCAGAAAATGGAGGCCGATAATTGCCCTGCTGGAAACAAGGTGGAACAAACAGATTCCTCACCTCAACAGGAGAACACTGCTTGTGGTGGACCTGCTGTAGGTGATCCAGACAGTCAAAGCCAGTCACATAAAGCTGCCTCCAAGGCTTCCCACCCTGAATCAGAGGACCTGGACTCCTTTAACCTGATAGAGCCCCCTCCTCTGGACTGGAGGTCAGACGACTCTAGTGAAGCAGGGTCAGTGGAAGAGATGGATGATCCCagctttcctccctcctctgtcgcTATGGACAGTCCAGAGGATGTACTAGGTGAGTCCCTATCTGCCGTGGATGGAGTAGGTGAGTCCCTACCTCTCTTGGACACCAGTGACACTGTAGCTTTACCTGTGGCAGTTAGCCAGGAGGAGCTAATCAACTTTGCTCCTGAGGATAGAACCCCAACTGAACGGGTCCTGGATCCTTGTGAAAAGGAAAGAGTggtggaggaagagaagaaggttgagatctggagaccaGGTGACGAAGACCACACTCGGATCCACCACTTGTTGAACCGACTCCAAGTCATCAGAGAAAGCCCTTTCCCCAGGAACTCAAGCACTGACCCTACACCATCAGTGTTCTCTGAGTCTTCGGACTTTGACCCTGCAGGCCCATCTCTGTTGACTGACGTCAGCCCTTTCCTACCAGAGCAGAACCTGAACCAGGCCTCGGGGCTGCTGTTCTCTGAGAGTCAACAGAGAGACCTATTAGGGCTGCTGGAGTGTACAGAGATCGGGGTTCCCCAGCCCAGTCCCTCTGATACCCATGTTCTTCCTTACATGGCccggagagaagagatggatgcGGTGGTGTCTGTCTCCTACAACCAGGAGGACGGGGAGAGGTTCTGGGACCACTTTGGGAACAGCGGGCGGCTGCGCCACATAGATGACTCCGTTGACTCTATCCCCGAGGATGAGGTCCCAGAGCCTGTGTGGATGAAGTTAGGGGAGGAGGCTCCAGAGGAGGTCAACGATGCAGAGAACAGTGAGCGG GGCACAGAGGACCACCCAGCCTATAAAGATG TGCCTGGCCCCTGTGACCCAGATGACCTCCTGGATGGGGTCATATTTGGGGCCAAGTACCTGGGCTCCACCCAGCTCAAGTCTGACAAGAACCCTTCCACCAACGCCCGAATGAAACAGGCCCAAGAGGCTGTGGACAGGATCAAA GCCCCAGAGGGAGAGTCTCAGCCTATGACTGAGGTGGATCTCTTCATCTCCACTCAGCGCATCAAGGTCCTCAGCGCAGACACACAG GAGGCCATGATGGACCACCCTCTCCAGATGATCTCCTACATCGCAGACATCGGCAGCATCGTGGTCCTGATGGCCCGCAGGAAGCCGGCCGTGGGCCGTAAAGGCCAGGAGGAGAACCCCACCGGGGCCAACTCCCCCGGGCCACAGAAAAAGTGTTGCATGATCTGCCATGTGTTTAACTCCGATGAT GCACAGGTGATCGCTCAGGCGATTGGCCAGGCCTTCGGTGTGGCCTACCAGCAGTTCCTCCATGCCAACGGCATCAAGGCCAGCGAGCTAAAGCCCAGCGAGTACAGTGACTACTTGGGCACACAGGAGCTCTACAACGGAGACCTGGTGCACTTTTCTGATTCAGATAACATCAGAGAG GTGTCCATCTCCAAGGCTCCTGGGGAGATAGTGGGGGTGGCGGTGGTGGAGTCGGGCTGGGGGTCCATCCTTCCCACGGTGGTGGTGGCCAACCTACTCCACGGTGGCCCTGCAGAGCGCTGCGGGGCCCTCAGCATTGGAGACCGCATCATGTCTGTCAATAGCACCAGCCTTGTGGGCCTCCCCATAACCACCTGCCAGAGTATCATACGG GATTTGAAAAACCAAGCCGAGGTGAAGCTCAGTATTGTCCACTGCCCTCCCGTCACCATGGCTATAATCAAGCGACCGGACCCAAAATTTCAGTTGGGCTTCAGTGTGGAGGACGGTATT ATCTGCAGTCTGATGCGTGGAGGGATTGCGGAGAGAGGTGGCATCCGGGTTGGACACCGCATCATTGAAATCAACGGGCAGAGTGTGGTAGCCACTCCTCACGAGAAGATCATCCACATTTTGACTAACGCAGTCGGGGAG ATTCACTTGAAGACAATGCCAGCCTCTACATATCGCCTTCTAACGGGACAAGATACGCCAGTATTTCTCTGA